One segment of Bradyrhizobium sp. CB2312 DNA contains the following:
- a CDS encoding HAD family hydrolase: protein MSPYTLAIFDLDGTLVDSFPWFLRTINDVADRFGFRRVRDEDIEGLRHASSREILSRLEVPLWKLPAIARHARRLKAEAAAEIPLFPGVEAMLRTLIENGVQLALVTSDSEANAREKLGDAAALFAHYDCAASLFGKPAKFRRVIRRAGVEPGRVIAIGDEVRDIEAARAVGITCGAVNWGYAAPAALRAHGPDYTFERMDEIASALCRTRRVG from the coding sequence ATGTCTCCCTACACCCTCGCCATCTTCGACCTCGACGGCACGCTCGTCGACAGCTTCCCCTGGTTCCTGCGCACCATCAACGACGTCGCCGATCGCTTCGGCTTTCGGCGCGTCAGGGATGAGGATATCGAGGGGCTGCGGCATGCTTCGAGCCGCGAGATCCTCTCCCGGCTCGAGGTGCCCTTGTGGAAGCTGCCGGCGATCGCGCGGCATGCGCGGCGGCTGAAAGCGGAGGCAGCGGCGGAGATTCCGCTGTTTCCAGGCGTCGAGGCGATGCTGCGGACGCTGATCGAGAACGGCGTGCAGCTCGCGCTGGTGACCTCCGACAGCGAAGCCAATGCGCGCGAAAAGCTCGGCGATGCCGCCGCGCTGTTTGCGCATTACGACTGCGCGGCGTCGCTGTTCGGCAAGCCCGCGAAATTCCGCCGGGTCATCCGCCGCGCCGGCGTGGAGCCGGGCCGTGTCATCGCGATCGGCGACGAGGTCCGCGACATCGAGGCGGCGCGCGCGGTGGGAATTACCTGCGGTGCGGTGAACTGGGGCTACGCGGCACCGGCGGCGCTGCGGGCCCACGGGCCGGATTATACGTTTGAGCGGATGGATGAGATTGCGTCGGCGCTATGCCGGACTCGTAG
- a CDS encoding DinB family protein, with product MSAGFVQTYRAFAHNNAWANHRLLTACTALSQGDFEAERTGFFPSLQRTLNHIYVIDLFYVDALEGGWLGPAAWKNEVPYPTLAALKPAQAAIDRRLIAVCDALTADLLDGVVRINRDSRIQTERRDRLLMHLFQHQIHHRGQAHAMLSATAVAPPQLDEFFAEGEAPLRAAEFADLGWTESTVWIS from the coding sequence TTGTCCGCTGGCTTTGTGCAAACCTACCGCGCCTTCGCCCACAACAATGCCTGGGCGAACCACCGGCTGCTGACTGCCTGCACCGCTTTGAGCCAGGGCGATTTTGAAGCCGAGCGAACCGGCTTTTTCCCGAGCCTGCAGCGCACGCTGAACCATATCTATGTCATCGACCTCTTCTATGTCGATGCGCTGGAGGGTGGATGGCTCGGACCTGCGGCCTGGAAGAACGAAGTCCCGTACCCAACGCTGGCCGCGTTGAAGCCCGCCCAAGCCGCGATCGACAGGCGGTTGATCGCAGTCTGCGATGCGCTGACGGCCGACCTTCTCGACGGGGTCGTCAGGATCAACCGCGATTCGCGGATTCAGACCGAACGCCGCGATCGGCTGCTCATGCATCTCTTTCAGCATCAGATCCATCATCGTGGGCAGGCGCACGCCATGCTGTCCGCAACGGCCGTCGCACCGCCTCAACTCGATGAATTCTTCGCGGAGGGAGAAGCACCGCTCCGGGCCGCCGAGTTTGCCGACCTCGGCTGGACCGAGAGCACCGTTTGGATATCATAG
- the uvrA gene encoding excinuclease ABC subunit UvrA → MDEVIKAKRQQQNAGSSLRAITIRGAREHNLKNIDVEIPRDKLVVFTGLSGSGKSSLAFDTIYAEGQRRYVESLSAYARQFLEMMQKPDVDQIDGLSPAISIEQKTTSKNPRSTVGTVTEIYDYMRLLWARVGVPYSPATGLPIESQTVSQMVDRVLALPEGTRLYLLAPVVRGRKGEYRKELAEWLKKGFQRVKIDGTFYELAEAPSLDKKFPHDIDVVVDRIVVRADIGQRLAESFETALKLAEGLAVVEFADAPAAAPAEEKKKTAKIHDKSGPERILFSEKFACPVSGFTIPEIEPRLFSFNNPYGACPACGGLGVEQHVDEDLVIPDKELAIGKGAIAPWAKSSSPYYTQTLTALGKHYKFTLTTKWKDLPKKTQNAILHGSGEDEIKFSYEDGVRSYDTKKPFEGVITNINRRYRETESEWAREELAKYFHDVPCGACNGFRLKPEALCVKVGAKHIGEISELSVKKAGDWFETVPDALNAQQKEIAGRILKEIRERLTFLLDVGLNYLTLSRSSGTLSGGESQRIRLASQIGSGLTGVLYVLDEPSIGLHQRDNARLLDTLKRLRDLGNTVVVVEHDEDAIRLADYVLDIGPGAGMHGGHIVAEGTPAEIMRNPKSLTGKYLTGELEVEVPERRPPNHRRTIKVVNARGNNLKNVTAEIPLGLFTCVTGVSGGGKSTLLIDTLYRAIARKLNNASEGAAPHDRIEGLEHIDKIIDIDQSPIGRTPRSNPATYTGAFTPIREWFAGLPEAKARGYEPGRFSFNVKGGRCEACQGDGVIKIEMHFLPDVYVTCDVCKGKRYNRETLEVLFKGKSIADVLDMTVEEAAEFFKAVPRVRETFQTLHRVGLDYIHVGQQATTLSGGEAQRVKLAKELSKRATGRTLYILDEPTTGLHFHDVKKLLEVLHELVAQGNTVVVIEHNLEVIKTADWVIDLGPEGGDGGGEIVAWGPPEDIAKAPRSYTGKFLEPVLKKARKPKRRSTSEAAE, encoded by the coding sequence ATGGATGAAGTGATCAAGGCGAAGCGCCAACAACAGAACGCGGGCTCGAGCCTGCGCGCAATTACGATCCGTGGCGCGCGCGAGCACAACCTCAAGAACATCGACGTCGAGATTCCCCGCGACAAGCTTGTGGTGTTCACGGGCCTCTCCGGCTCCGGCAAATCCTCGCTCGCCTTCGACACGATCTATGCCGAGGGCCAGCGGCGCTACGTCGAGTCGCTCTCGGCCTATGCCCGCCAGTTCCTGGAGATGATGCAGAAGCCTGACGTCGACCAGATCGACGGCCTGTCGCCGGCGATCTCGATCGAGCAGAAGACGACCTCGAAGAATCCGCGCTCGACCGTCGGCACCGTCACCGAGATCTACGACTACATGCGCCTGCTCTGGGCGCGCGTCGGCGTGCCCTATTCGCCGGCCACGGGCCTGCCGATCGAGAGCCAGACCGTCTCGCAGATGGTCGACCGCGTGCTGGCGCTGCCGGAAGGCACCCGCCTCTATCTGCTCGCCCCGGTCGTGCGCGGCCGCAAGGGAGAGTACCGCAAGGAGCTCGCCGAATGGCTCAAGAAGGGCTTCCAGCGCGTCAAGATCGACGGCACCTTCTACGAGCTGGCCGAAGCCCCTAGCCTCGACAAGAAATTCCCGCACGACATCGACGTCGTGGTCGACCGCATCGTGGTCCGCGCCGACATCGGCCAGCGCCTCGCTGAAAGCTTCGAGACCGCGCTGAAGCTCGCCGAGGGCCTCGCCGTCGTCGAGTTCGCCGACGCGCCCGCGGCCGCGCCCGCGGAGGAGAAAAAGAAGACCGCAAAGATCCACGACAAGAGCGGCCCCGAGCGCATCCTGTTCTCGGAAAAGTTCGCCTGCCCCGTCTCCGGCTTCACCATCCCCGAGATCGAGCCGCGCCTGTTCTCCTTCAACAATCCCTATGGCGCCTGCCCGGCCTGCGGCGGCCTCGGCGTCGAGCAGCATGTCGACGAGGACCTCGTCATCCCCGACAAGGAGCTCGCCATTGGCAAGGGTGCAATCGCGCCCTGGGCCAAGTCGTCGTCACCCTACTACACGCAGACGCTGACGGCGCTCGGCAAGCACTACAAGTTCACGCTGACCACCAAATGGAAGGATCTGCCGAAGAAGACGCAGAACGCGATCCTCCACGGCTCCGGCGAGGACGAGATCAAGTTCTCCTACGAGGATGGCGTCCGTTCCTACGACACCAAGAAGCCGTTCGAGGGCGTGATCACCAACATCAATCGCCGCTATCGGGAAACCGAGAGCGAGTGGGCGCGCGAGGAGCTCGCAAAGTATTTCCACGACGTGCCCTGCGGCGCCTGCAACGGTTTCCGGCTCAAACCCGAGGCGCTCTGCGTCAAGGTCGGGGCTAAGCATATCGGCGAGATCTCGGAGCTGTCGGTCAAGAAGGCCGGAGATTGGTTCGAGACCGTGCCGGACGCGCTGAACGCGCAGCAGAAGGAGATCGCCGGCCGCATCCTCAAGGAGATCCGCGAGCGCCTCACCTTCCTGCTCGACGTCGGCCTCAACTACCTCACTCTGTCCCGCTCCTCCGGCACGCTGTCCGGCGGCGAGAGCCAGCGCATCCGCCTGGCCTCGCAGATCGGCTCGGGCCTGACGGGCGTGCTCTACGTGCTGGACGAACCCTCGATCGGCCTGCACCAGCGCGACAATGCGCGCCTGCTCGACACCCTCAAGAGGCTTCGCGACCTCGGCAACACCGTGGTCGTGGTCGAGCATGACGAGGACGCCATTCGCCTCGCCGACTACGTGCTCGACATCGGCCCCGGCGCCGGCATGCATGGCGGCCACATCGTCGCCGAAGGCACGCCCGCCGAGATCATGCGCAACCCGAAATCACTGACCGGCAAGTACCTCACCGGCGAGCTCGAGGTCGAGGTGCCGGAGCGGCGTCCGCCCAACCACCGCCGGACCATCAAGGTGGTGAACGCGCGCGGCAATAACCTCAAGAACGTCACCGCCGAGATTCCGCTCGGCCTGTTCACCTGCGTCACCGGCGTCTCCGGCGGCGGCAAATCGACGCTGCTGATCGACACGCTCTACCGCGCCATCGCCCGCAAGCTGAACAATGCCAGCGAGGGCGCGGCGCCGCACGACCGCATCGAGGGCCTCGAGCACATCGACAAGATCATCGACATCGACCAGTCGCCGATCGGCCGCACCCCGCGCTCGAACCCGGCGACCTATACCGGCGCCTTCACGCCGATCCGCGAATGGTTCGCCGGCCTCCCCGAAGCGAAAGCGCGCGGCTATGAACCCGGCCGCTTCTCCTTCAACGTCAAGGGCGGCCGCTGCGAGGCGTGCCAGGGCGACGGCGTCATCAAGATCGAGATGCACTTCCTGCCCGACGTCTACGTCACCTGCGACGTCTGCAAGGGCAAGCGCTACAACCGCGAGACGCTGGAGGTCCTGTTCAAGGGCAAGTCCATCGCCGACGTGCTCGACATGACCGTCGAGGAAGCCGCCGAGTTCTTCAAGGCGGTGCCGCGCGTGCGCGAGACGTTCCAGACCCTGCACCGCGTCGGCCTCGACTACATCCATGTCGGCCAGCAGGCCACGACGCTCTCCGGCGGCGAAGCCCAGCGCGTCAAGCTGGCAAAGGAGCTGTCAAAGCGCGCCACCGGCCGCACCCTCTACATCCTGGACGAGCCGACCACCGGCCTGCACTTCCACGACGTCAAGAAGCTGCTGGAGGTGCTGCACGAGCTGGTCGCGCAGGGCAACACGGTCGTGGTGATCGAGCACAATCTCGAGGTCATCAAGACCGCAGACTGGGTCATCGACCTCGGCCCCGAAGGCGGCGATGGCGGCGGCGAGATCGTGGCCTGGGGTCCGCCGGAGGACATCGCGAAAGCGCCGCGGAGCTACACCGGCAAGTTTTTGGAGCCAGTGCTGAAGAAGGCGCGGAAGCCGAAGCGGCGGAGCACGAGCGAGGCGGCGGAGTAA
- a CDS encoding outer membrane beta-barrel protein, with protein sequence MKTLVLASVSLLALGVLAPAGAADLPLYKAPAAPVLAFDWTGAYVGINGGGGLAHSCWGISNAGRVAVDPPIGEGCHNASGGTVGGQIGYRWQKGHWVLGVEGQGNWADFKGSNVSVVLAPLTNQTKINSFGLFTGQLGYAVNSLLFYGKAGAAVAHDQYDTFVPGAGAPAFNSVNQTRWGYSAGFGIEYGFAENWTVGGEYNHIFLGHHGAAFATLVGGLAAHTDLIGQDIDIGLIRVNYRWGGPLIAKY encoded by the coding sequence ATGAAGACGTTGGTGCTGGCCTCGGTCAGCTTGCTCGCGCTCGGCGTGCTCGCACCGGCCGGTGCTGCCGATCTGCCGCTGTACAAGGCGCCGGCGGCGCCCGTGCTCGCCTTTGACTGGACCGGCGCCTATGTCGGCATCAATGGCGGCGGCGGCCTCGCCCATTCCTGCTGGGGCATCTCCAATGCGGGCCGCGTCGCGGTCGACCCGCCGATCGGCGAAGGCTGTCACAACGCGAGCGGCGGCACCGTCGGCGGCCAGATCGGCTATCGCTGGCAGAAGGGCCACTGGGTTCTCGGTGTGGAAGGCCAGGGCAACTGGGCCGACTTCAAGGGCAGCAATGTCAGCGTGGTGCTGGCGCCGCTGACCAACCAGACCAAGATCAACAGCTTCGGCCTGTTCACCGGTCAGCTCGGCTACGCCGTGAACAGCCTGCTGTTCTACGGCAAGGCCGGCGCGGCGGTGGCCCACGACCAGTACGATACTTTCGTTCCGGGCGCGGGCGCGCCAGCATTCAACAGTGTCAACCAGACCCGCTGGGGCTACTCCGCCGGCTTCGGCATCGAGTACGGATTTGCCGAAAACTGGACGGTCGGCGGCGAATACAACCACATCTTCCTCGGCCACCATGGCGCCGCTTTCGCCACGCTGGTCGGCGGCCTGGCGGCGCACACCGATCTGATCGGCCAGGACATCGATATTGGCCTGATCCGCGTCAACTACCGCTGGGGCGGTCCGCTCATCGCCAAATACTGA
- a CDS encoding outer membrane protein, with the protein MKKVLLASACLFALAAPASAADLAARPYTKAPVAVASVYNWTGFYLGIVGGGAWENGSGDPKMKGGFVGGTAGYNWQTGNVVFGIEADGAWADVSASAAGTVFVAGVGGIPASLSSKTDAMGTVRGRIGWAVNNVLFYGTGGYAWIDNKLTASLGALSVSDSKFHSGWTVGAGVEAFFAPQWSVKGEYLYRSLGGETYFSGIVPTGTLNLHTVQVGVNYHFGGPVVAKY; encoded by the coding sequence ATGAAGAAAGTTTTGTTGGCTTCGGCCTGTTTGTTCGCTCTCGCTGCCCCCGCGTCGGCGGCTGATCTGGCGGCCCGCCCGTACACCAAGGCTCCGGTGGCTGTGGCCTCGGTCTACAACTGGACCGGCTTCTACCTCGGTATCGTCGGCGGCGGCGCCTGGGAAAACGGCTCGGGCGACCCGAAGATGAAGGGTGGCTTCGTCGGCGGCACCGCCGGCTACAACTGGCAGACCGGCAACGTTGTGTTCGGCATCGAGGCCGATGGCGCTTGGGCTGACGTCAGCGCCTCGGCCGCTGGTACGGTTTTCGTCGCCGGCGTCGGTGGCATCCCCGCCTCGCTGAGCTCCAAGACCGACGCGATGGGCACCGTGCGCGGCCGCATCGGCTGGGCCGTCAACAACGTCCTGTTCTATGGCACCGGTGGTTACGCCTGGATCGACAACAAGCTCACCGCCAGCCTGGGCGCCCTCTCGGTCTCCGATAGCAAGTTCCACTCCGGCTGGACCGTCGGTGCGGGTGTCGAGGCGTTCTTCGCTCCGCAGTGGTCGGTCAAGGGCGAGTACCTCTATCGCAGCCTCGGCGGCGAGACCTACTTCTCGGGCATCGTGCCCACGGGCACGCTCAACCTTCATACCGTCCAGGTCGGCGTGAACTATCACTTCGGCGGCCCGGTCGTCGCGAAGTACTGA
- a CDS encoding outer membrane beta-barrel protein produces the protein MNKILIGAIGAMALSLSAPASAADLAARPYTKAPPPVVATVYDWSGFYIGINGGGGSARKCWDFVGVGGALFGEGCHSATGGTAGGQVGYRWQSANWVFGLEGQGNWADFSGDNISAVSGLRDRSKIDAFGLITGQMGYAWNNVLFYVKGGGAVVSDRYRSYDVPTGLEFDRASETRWGGAVGAGVEFGFAPNWTVGFEYDHLFLGTRTIGFSGSGNFFLGPLGVATRSDRISQDVDIGLIRVNYRWGGPVIGRY, from the coding sequence ATGAATAAGATTTTGATTGGTGCAATCGGTGCCATGGCGTTGAGCCTGTCGGCTCCCGCAAGCGCGGCGGATCTCGCAGCGCGTCCCTACACGAAGGCCCCGCCGCCGGTCGTGGCGACCGTTTACGACTGGAGCGGCTTCTACATCGGCATCAACGGCGGCGGCGGTTCGGCCCGCAAGTGCTGGGACTTCGTCGGCGTTGGCGGCGCTCTCTTCGGCGAGGGCTGCCATAGTGCGACCGGCGGTACGGCCGGTGGCCAAGTCGGCTATCGCTGGCAGTCGGCCAACTGGGTGTTCGGACTGGAAGGCCAGGGCAACTGGGCGGATTTCTCCGGCGACAACATCAGTGCGGTCAGCGGCCTGCGCGATCGCTCCAAGATCGACGCCTTCGGCCTGATCACCGGCCAGATGGGCTATGCCTGGAATAACGTGCTGTTCTACGTGAAGGGCGGCGGCGCGGTCGTCAGCGATCGCTATCGCAGCTACGATGTCCCGACCGGTCTCGAATTCGACCGGGCCAGCGAGACCCGCTGGGGCGGCGCCGTGGGGGCCGGCGTCGAGTTCGGATTCGCGCCGAACTGGACCGTCGGCTTCGAGTACGATCACCTCTTCCTCGGCACCCGTACCATCGGCTTCAGCGGCTCCGGCAACTTCTTCCTCGGCCCGCTTGGCGTCGCTACACGCTCTGATCGCATCAGCCAGGACGTCGATATCGGCCTCATCCGCGTGAACTACCGCTGGGGTGGCCCGGTCATCGGGCGATACTGA
- a CDS encoding single-stranded DNA-binding protein: MAGSVNKVILVGNLGKDPEIRRTQDGRPIANLSIATSETWRDKNSGERKEKTEWHRVVIFNEGLCKVAEQYLKKGAKVYIEGALQTRKWTDQSGAEKYSTEVVLQGFNSTLTMLDGRGGGGGGGSFGDEPGGDFGSSGPVSSAPRRPVAAGGGGRNSDMDDDIPF, encoded by the coding sequence ATGGCGGGAAGCGTCAACAAGGTCATTCTGGTTGGAAATCTCGGCAAGGATCCTGAAATCCGCCGCACCCAGGACGGGCGGCCGATCGCGAATTTGAGCATCGCCACCTCGGAGACCTGGCGCGACAAGAACAGCGGCGAGCGCAAGGAAAAGACCGAGTGGCACCGCGTCGTGATCTTCAATGAAGGTCTCTGCAAGGTCGCCGAGCAGTATCTGAAGAAGGGCGCCAAGGTTTACATCGAGGGCGCGCTCCAGACCCGCAAATGGACCGACCAGAGCGGCGCCGAGAAGTACTCCACCGAGGTCGTGCTGCAGGGCTTCAACTCGACGCTGACGATGCTCGACGGCCGCGGCGGCGGCGGAGGAGGCGGCAGCTTCGGCGACGAGCCGGGCGGCGATTTCGGCTCCTCGGGTCCCGTCAGCAGCGCACCGCGCCGTCCCGTGGCCGCCGGCGGCGGTGGCCGCAACAGCGACATGGACGACGATATCCCGTTCTGA
- a CDS encoding DUF2306 domain-containing protein, whose product MSLAPLLEAAPAIPLHAFAAMAAFVLGLVQFAAPKGTLPHRTFGWIWVVLMTVVAASSFWIHQIRLVGPFSPIHLLSIFTLVVLPLAVWRAHTHRVADHRRMMIFIFAGALVIAGLFTLVPGRIMHRVIFGA is encoded by the coding sequence ATGAGCCTTGCGCCGCTGCTTGAGGCCGCTCCAGCGATCCCGCTGCATGCTTTCGCCGCGATGGCCGCCTTCGTGCTCGGCCTCGTCCAGTTCGCCGCGCCCAAGGGAACGTTGCCGCACCGGACGTTCGGCTGGATCTGGGTGGTGCTGATGACCGTAGTGGCGGCGTCGTCGTTCTGGATCCACCAGATCCGTCTGGTCGGGCCGTTCAGCCCGATCCATCTCTTGTCGATCTTCACGCTCGTCGTGCTGCCGCTCGCGGTTTGGCGGGCGCACACCCATCGCGTCGCCGATCACCGGCGAATGATGATCTTCATTTTCGCCGGCGCGCTGGTGATCGCGGGCCTGTTCACCCTGGTGCCCGGGCGCATCATGCACCGGGTGATTTTCGGGGCTTAA
- the gyrA gene encoding DNA gyrase subunit A, translating into MADDDNKPGDQPAQPSDIRPVSIYEEMKKSYLDYAMSVIVSRALPDARDGLKPVHRRILFAMNNRGDTPDKKHKKSAGAVGEVMGKYHPHGDQAIYDALVRMAQDFSMRAPLIDGQGNFGSVDGDPPAAMRYTESRLTKIALKLLEDIDDDTVDFQDNYDGSEREPVVLPARFPNLLVNGAGGIAVGMATNIPPHNLGEVIDACVALIDNPSLTIDELNNIIPGPDFPTGGIILGRQGIRSAYHLGRGSIVMRGKVTFETIRKEREAIVITEIPYQVNKATMVERIAELYKEKKIEGISDLRDESDRDGYRVVVELKRDAVPDVVLNQLYKFTPLQTSFGVNAVALDSGRPQTMNLKDMLTIFVGFREQVVTRRTKYKLRKARERAHEQVGLAIAVANIDEIIRVIRHSPTPAAARETLMTRDWPARDVEDIITLIDDPRHRINEDGTIRLSLEQARAILELRLARLTALGRDEIGEELAKLAGEIEDYLAILRSRARILDIIKTELAEVKAEFATPRRTVIMEQEGEVEDEDLIQREDMVVTVSHAGYVKRVPLSAYRAQRRGGKGRAGMQTRDEDFVSRLFVASTHTPVLFFSSRGQVYKEKVWRLPMAAPNARGKALINILPLEQGERITTIMPLPEDESTWAQLDVMFATTGGNVRRNKLSDFVDVRRSGIIAMKLDDGEAIVDVQICTERDDVLLTAAGGQCIRFPVPDVRVFTGRTSMGVRGIALGEGDKVISLAILRHVETTSDERSAYLKMRRAVAGEAAADEAPADAEGEETSGSFQLPQERYVEMSAAEQVVLTVSVNGYGKRTSSYEYRTTGRGGKGIVAMSVNNRNGNLVASFPVEDADQIMLVTDKGQLIRCPVEGIRIAGRSTQGVIVFDTAEDEHVVSVEHITEEAESGNGENGNGA; encoded by the coding sequence TTGGCTGACGACGACAACAAGCCCGGCGACCAGCCGGCGCAACCCTCGGACATTCGCCCCGTCTCGATCTACGAGGAGATGAAGAAGTCCTACCTCGATTACGCCATGAGCGTGATCGTGTCGCGTGCGCTCCCCGATGCGCGCGACGGGTTGAAGCCGGTCCATCGCCGCATCCTCTTCGCGATGAACAATCGCGGCGACACCCCGGACAAGAAGCACAAGAAGTCCGCCGGTGCCGTCGGTGAGGTCATGGGTAAGTACCACCCCCATGGCGACCAGGCGATCTACGACGCGTTGGTGCGCATGGCGCAGGACTTCTCGATGCGCGCGCCCCTGATCGACGGACAGGGCAATTTCGGCTCGGTCGACGGCGATCCGCCAGCGGCGATGCGCTACACCGAATCCCGCCTGACCAAGATCGCTCTGAAGCTGCTCGAGGACATCGACGACGATACGGTCGATTTCCAGGACAACTATGACGGCTCCGAGAGGGAGCCGGTGGTCCTGCCGGCGCGGTTCCCGAACCTGCTCGTCAACGGCGCCGGCGGCATCGCGGTCGGCATGGCCACCAACATCCCGCCGCACAATCTCGGCGAGGTGATCGACGCCTGCGTCGCGCTGATCGACAATCCGTCGCTGACCATCGACGAGCTCAACAACATCATCCCGGGCCCGGATTTCCCGACCGGCGGCATCATCCTCGGACGCCAGGGCATCCGCAGCGCCTATCATCTCGGCCGCGGCTCGATCGTGATGCGCGGCAAGGTCACCTTCGAGACCATCCGCAAGGAACGCGAGGCGATCGTCATCACCGAGATCCCGTATCAGGTGAACAAGGCGACGATGGTCGAGCGCATCGCCGAGCTCTACAAGGAAAAGAAGATCGAGGGCATCTCCGATCTGCGCGACGAATCCGACCGCGACGGCTATCGCGTCGTCGTCGAGCTCAAGCGCGACGCCGTGCCCGACGTGGTGCTGAACCAGCTCTACAAGTTCACGCCGCTGCAGACGAGCTTCGGCGTCAACGCTGTTGCGCTCGATAGCGGCCGTCCGCAGACGATGAACCTGAAGGATATGCTGACGATCTTCGTCGGCTTCCGCGAGCAGGTCGTCACCCGCCGCACCAAGTACAAGCTGCGCAAGGCGCGCGAGCGCGCGCATGAGCAGGTCGGCCTTGCGATTGCGGTCGCCAATATCGACGAGATCATCCGCGTGATCCGGCATTCGCCAACGCCGGCTGCCGCGCGCGAGACCCTGATGACGCGCGACTGGCCCGCGCGCGACGTCGAGGACATCATCACGCTGATCGACGATCCCCGCCATCGCATCAACGAGGACGGCACCATCCGCCTGTCGCTGGAGCAGGCGAGGGCGATCCTCGAGCTGCGGCTGGCGCGCCTCACCGCACTCGGCCGCGACGAGATCGGCGAAGAGCTGGCCAAGCTCGCCGGCGAGATCGAGGACTATCTCGCGATTCTGCGCTCGCGCGCCCGCATCCTCGACATCATCAAGACCGAGCTCGCCGAGGTGAAGGCCGAGTTCGCCACCCCGCGCCGCACCGTGATCATGGAGCAGGAAGGCGAGGTCGAGGACGAGGACCTGATCCAGCGCGAGGACATGGTCGTGACCGTCTCGCACGCCGGCTATGTCAAGCGCGTGCCGCTGTCGGCCTATCGGGCGCAGCGCCGCGGCGGCAAGGGCCGCGCCGGCATGCAGACCCGCGACGAGGACTTCGTCAGCCGCCTGTTCGTGGCCTCCACGCATACGCCGGTGCTGTTCTTCTCGTCTCGCGGCCAGGTCTACAAGGAGAAGGTCTGGCGGCTGCCGATGGCCGCGCCAAACGCGCGCGGCAAGGCGCTGATCAACATCCTGCCGCTGGAGCAGGGCGAGCGCATCACCACCATCATGCCGCTGCCGGAGGATGAATCCACCTGGGCCCAGCTGGACGTGATGTTCGCCACGACCGGCGGCAATGTCCGGCGCAACAAGCTGTCCGACTTCGTCGACGTCCGCCGCTCCGGCATCATCGCCATGAAGCTCGATGACGGCGAAGCGATCGTCGACGTCCAGATCTGCACCGAGCGCGACGACGTGCTGCTGACCGCTGCCGGCGGCCAGTGCATCCGCTTCCCGGTTCCCGATGTGCGCGTGTTCACCGGGCGCACCTCGATGGGCGTGCGCGGCATTGCACTTGGCGAGGGCGACAAGGTGATCTCGCTGGCGATCCTGCGCCATGTCGAGACCACCTCCGACGAGCGCTCGGCTTACCTGAAGATGCGCCGCGCGGTCGCCGGCGAAGCCGCGGCTGACGAGGCGCCGGCCGATGCCGAGGGAGAGGAGACTTCGGGTAGCTTCCAGCTCCCGCAAGAGCGCTATGTCGAGATGTCGGCGGCCGAGCAGGTCGTGCTCACCGTCTCCGTCAACGGCTACGGCAAGCGGACCTCGTCCTACGAGTACCGTACCACGGGCCGCGGCGGCAAAGGCATCGTCGCCATGAGCGTCAACAACCGCAATGGCAACCTCGTCGCGTCCTTCCCCGTGGAGGATGCCGACCAGATCATGCTGGTCACCGACAAGGGCCAGCTGATCCGCTGCCCGGTCGAAGGCATCCGCATCGCCGGCCGCTCGACCCAGGGCGTCATCGTGTTCGATACCGCCGAGGACGAGCACGTGGTGTCGGTCGAGCACATCACGGAAGAGGCCGAGAGCGGGAATGGCGAGAACGGCAACGGGGCGTAA